The Pararhizobium sp. IMCC21322 sequence ACCAGTTTTGGACGCGATGTCAGGATGATTGAACACTATGATCCCTCATTGCCATTTGTCTATGCCAATCATGATCAGCTGATCCAGATCTTTCTGAACCTTGTCAAGAATGCCGCCGAAGCGCTGAAAGATGAACCTGAACCGGAAATCACTCTACGCACAGCCTTTCGGCCCGGCATTCGCTTGTCGCTGCCGGGAACCAGCGACCGGATGAGCCTTCCGCTTGAATTCAGTGTTGAAGACAATGGCCCTGGCATCCCGGAAGACCTGTTGCCGCATCTGTTTGACCCGTTCATCACAACAAAAACCAATGGCACAGGCCTTGGCCTTGCATTGGTCGCAAAGATCGTGCGTGACCATGGTGGCGTTATTGATTGCGAGAGCCGAAAAGGCAGCACAGTTTTTAAAATTTTGCTTCCCGCTTTCAAGGAAGAGAAAATCAATGAGTAAAGAAAGGGCCCCCGCTGATGGCCGGTGAAACGATCCTTGTTGCCGATGATGATGCCGCAATCCGGACAATTCTGGATCAGGCTCTCACACGTGCAGGATATCAGGTCCGCCTCACAGGAACAGCTGGAACGCTGTGGCGTTGGGCGAGCCAGAATGAGGGCGATCTGATCATCACCGATGTGGTGATGCCTGATGATAACGCCTTTAACCTGTTGCCGCGCATCAAGAATTTGCGGCCCGGATTGCCGATCCTGGTCATGAGTGCCCAGAATACGTTCATGACAGCCATTACGGCGTCTGAACGCGGTGCCTATGACTATCTGCCAAAACCATTTGATCTGCGCGAACTGGTGTCCATCGTTGAACGTGCTTTGTCAGAACGTGACGTTGGCAAGGTGGCCGATGTTTCCCACCGTGACGGCGATGATATTCCGCTGGTTGGTCGATCGTCCGCCATGCAGGAGATTTACCGGGTTCTTGCAAGGTTGATGCAGAATGACCTGACTGTGCTTATTGAAGGAGAGTCAGGCACCGGCAAGGAATTGGTTGCACGGGCACTCCATGACTACGGCAAGCGCAAGAATGGACCTTTTGTTGCCATCAACATGGCTGCGATTCCGCGCGATTTGATTGAAGCTGAGTTGTTTGGCTACGAGAAGGGCGCCTTTACCGGCGCCCATAACCGAGGAAGCGGACGCTTTGAGCAAGCTGAAGGCGGCACTCTGTTCCTCGACGAAATTGGCGATATGCCAATGGACGCCCAGACGCGATTGCTGCGTGTGCTGCAGCAGGGCGAATACATGACCGTCGGTGGCAGGAAATCCATCAAGACAGACGTCCGCATTGTGGCCGCCACAAACAAGGATTTGCATCACCTTATAGGCGAGGGACGTTTCCGTGAGGATCTGTACTACCGCCTGAATGTGATTCCCATCCGACTGCCATCACTCAGGGACCGGCTGGAAGACATTGATGATCTGGTCCGACATTTTTTTAACCAGGCGGCAAAAGAAGGGTTGGGCGCAAAACAGATAGACGGCAACGCTCTGTCGCGCATGCGAAAGCACAGTTGGCCTGGCAATGTGCGGGAGTTGGAAAATGTCGTGAGACGATTGGCAGCATTGTATCCTCAGGATGTAATCACCCATTCGATTGTCGATCATGAGCTTGGCAAGGTGAACACCATTGCCGGAGATGAGCCGGCCAACTCGCAACCTCAGGACATATCGCTGCTGATTGAATCGCTGGTGAAATCGGCTTTCTCGGAAGCGCCATCCGGTGCTCCGGAACATCTGTATCAGACCGTTCTTCATCGGATGGAAAGGCCACTTATCAGCACAACACTTGCGCATACGGGCGGGAATCAAATCAAAGCGGCCGACATTCTGGGTTTGAACCGCAACACATTGCGCAAAAAAATCAAAGAACTAGATATAAAAATTATGAAAGCGGTTTAAAGGGATACTGCAAAGCAGGAAACAGTGCTGATTCACATTCGGCTGTGCAGTCTCCACAATTAAGCCACACTATCCGTGTTTTCCATGGTATGCATTTGTTGTATATTTGCATCACATCATATGCGGACCCAAACAGCTTTCTATGACCCAACTGGATATCACCTCTAGCGGGACGACCGACGTGTCCTCAAAACGCATGTCAGATCGACCGCGTCTAATCCGGCTTATCGGGTTTGTTGCCGCCATCCTTGCGCTGATTTCCGCCAGCATTTCTTTCATGGTTCTGATGGGTTTCACATCCATCGAGCCAGATCAGGACACAGTCCAGGTTGCCGTTATCGTAAACGGCATGCTCGTCAGCGTGCTGGTTGGGGCAATCGTCTGGGAACTGGTCGGCATCTGGCTTGCACGCAAGAATCGCAGAGCAGCTGCTCGACTTCACGTTCGGGTCGTCGCCCTTTTCAGCGTGGTTGCTGCCGCACCTGCCATTCTTGTCGCCATTGTAGCGGGTGTGACGCTAGACCGGGGGCTTGATCGTTGGTTTGACACACGGACCAAGGAAATCGTCAATACATCCCGTTCCGTGGCTCAGGCCTACGTTCAGGAACACACCCGCGTTCTGGCAAATGACGTCATCACTATTGCAACAAGCCTCAATAACGCGGGCGCAAACCTGTCTTCAGATCAGAACCGGCTTCTGGGGTATCTCACCACACAGGCACGCTTGAGACGACTCACGGCCATTCTGATTCTGGACGCGGATGCCAATGTCGTTGCCCGCAGCAGCGGTGGCGCCGAGACGGAAAAACTCCCGATACCAAGCCCCAACGCACTGCGCGGTCTTACGGCAGATGAGGTAGCCCTCCAGAACAGAGGCCTGTCGAATGTAGCTGGCGCAGCAATGAAGCTTTCGTCCTTTGACCAGGACACATATTTGTATCTTGTCCGCGCGCTAAACCCTGAAGTGCTGGAATACGTCCTTTTGGTGAATGAGCGGGCCGCTGAATATCAGGAGCTTGAGAGAACGCAATTCAGCGTCCAGATTGCCTTCGGACTGCTCTATATCGGGATTGCACTCATCGTTCTCCTGTCAGCCATCTGGATGGGCATCAATTTTGCCAATCGCCTGGTATCGCCCATTCGGCGCCTTATGACCGCTGCAACCGAAATTTCATCAGGCAACCTTAGTGTCCGTGTTCCATGGGACAAAAAAGAGGGGGATCTGGGAACACTCTCGCAAACCTTCAACACCATGACAGAGCAGCTCCAAAGCCAAAGAGATGACCTCATTCTTGCCAAAGATCAGGTCGATGAACGACGCCGCTTTAGTGAAGCGGTTCTGGCCGGGGTCACAGCCGGTGTTATCGGGATTGAAGCTAATGGAACGATCAGCCTTGTCAATCGCTCGGCCTTGCGCATTCTGGAAGTCGACAAAAGCAAACTGCTGTCTGAAAACGTTGCTGACGCTATACCCGAACTTGCATCCACCGTTGCAGCTGCAGTCGCAAATCAGCGCCCGTTACATCAGGATCAGATCAGCATTCGCAGAAAGGGTGACGAGCGAACCCTGAATGTACGCATCACCATGGAACAGTCAGACGACGCAGACCACCGCTTCGTCATCACTCTGGATGAAATTACCGATCTGATTGCCGCACAAAGACGGTCCGCCTGGGCCGATGTAGCGCGTCGCATTGCGCACGAAATCAAAAATCCGCTAACGCCAATCCAACTGTCAGCGGAACGGCTCCAACGCCGCTATGGGCGCAAGCTTGAAACGGACCGGGAGGTCTTCGACCAGTGTACCGCCACAATCATCCGTCAGGTTGGCGATATCGGGCGAATGGTGGATGAATTTTCCTCCTTTGCGCGAATGCCTCAGCCTGTGATGGTAGAGCGGAACTTGTCAGACGCCATTAAGGAAGCTGTCTTTCTTCAAGAAGTCGCGCACCCGGAGATCTCATTCACAATGGATCTGCCCGAAGCGGAATTGATCGGGCGGTTCGATCACCGGCTGATCTCACAGGCACTCACCAACATCGTCAAAAACGCGACCGAAGGAATTTCCGCGGTTCCCTCCGAGTTGCAGCGGCGGGGTAAGATTATTGTAACGGCCATTCAGAACGACGACACCTTCACCATCAATGTGACAGATAATGGTGTTGGTTTGCCGAAACAAAACAGAAGTAAATTGCTGGAACCCTACATGACCACAAGGGAAAAGGGCACTGGCCTTGGTCTCGCCATAGTTAGGAAGATTTTTGAAGAGCATGGTGGAGGAATCGAACTTCTGGATGCTCCCGTAACTGCAGATGGGGAACAATTTGGAGCCATGGTCCGGCTGACCTTGCCTGTAACTGCCGTTGACATTGATGCGCAAGAAAAAGAAGTAGGCTAATGGCGTCAGACATACTGATTGTAGACGATGAAGCAGATATTCGGGACCTGGTCGCGGGAATTCTGGAAGATGATGGTTACGATGTGCGCACAGCACAGGACAGTGACAGCGCGCTGGCTGCGATAAATGACCGGCGGCCCAGTCTGGTGTTTCTTGACATATGGTTGCAAGGCAGTCGCCTGGATGGTTTGGCATTGCTGGATGTCATCAAGGAACAGCACCCGGATCTGGCAGTGGTGATCATATCTGGCCATGGCAACATTGAGACAGCTGTTTCCGCCATCAGACGCGGCGCTTATGACTACATTGAAAAGCCCTTCAAGGCTGACCGGCTGGTATTGATCGCCGAGCGTGCCCTTGAAAACGTCAAGTTGAAAAAGGAAGTCACCGAGTTGCGGCAGCGCAGCGTTGATGCTGCCGAACTGATTGGCGATTCTGCTGCAATGACACAATTGCGCAGTTCAATCGAGAAAATCGCTCCCACCAATAGCCGCGTCATGATTTTTGGTCCGTCCGGGTGCGGCAAGGAACTGGTAGCCCGAACACTGCACAAAAACTCCGCGCGGGAGGAAGGGCCCTTCATCTGTTTGAATGCAGCTGCTTTGACGCATGAAATGACCGAAATTGCATTGTTCGGAACAGAATCAGAAAATGGCGGTGGTCGTTCCGTCGGAGCCCTTGAAGAGGCTCATGGCGGCACCCTCTATCTGGACGAAGTTGCGGAAATGCCCCGCGAGACCCAGAACAAAATCCTGCGTGTTCTGGTCGAGCAGGGCTTTCAACGTGTGGGCGGCACGAAAAAAGTGAATGTTGATGTCAGGATATTGTCATCGACAGCACGCAATCTGGAAGAAGAAATTTCAAACGGGAACTTCCGCGAGGATTTGTATCACCGGCTTGCTGTCGTTCCTTTGAAAGTTCCATCTCTTGCAGAGCGCCGTGACGACATTCCCCTGCTGGTCGAACATTTCATTGAACAGATTGCTTCCACGGTGGGAATACCCGTCAGAACGCTGGAATCTGATGCCTTGGCCGTTTTGCAGGCTCATCCATGGCCCGGAAATATTCGGCAGTTGCGCAACAATCTGGAACGTCTTTTGATCCTGACACGCGGAGATCAGGAAGCCGCGTTATCGGCTGATCTGTTGCCAAAGGAAATTGGCGAATTGCTTCCTTCCACATCTGATGGAGGACGTGAATCCGAGCACTTGATGTCCATGCCCCTTCGCGAAGCCCGGGAAGTGTTCGAGCGTGAATACCTGTCAGCCCAGATTGCCCGGTTTGGCGGCAACATCTCCAAAACATCGGAATTTGTGGGCATGGAGCGCTCGGCACTGCATCGCAAGCTGAAATCGCTCAACATAGGCTAACGGGCTTTAAAAGATTTGGATTTGACGGTCTAACACTGTATGCCTGAGAACCGGACAAAAGCTAAGGCCAGTCGAATATGAAAGTTGTCATTTGCGGTGCAGGCCAGGTGGGCTACGGTATCGCAGAACGGTTGTCTTCGGAACAAAATGATGTGTCCGTCATAGACAGTTCGCCAAGGCTTGTTCAAGCCGTTCGAGATCATCTGGATGTACGTGGCATCGTCGGCCACGGAGCACACCCTGATATACTTGCTCAGGCCGGGGTTGATGAGGCGGATATGATCATCGCCGTGACCTTGTATGATGAGGTCAATATGGTGGCCTGTCAGGTGGCGCATTCCCTGTTCAATGTGCCGACCAAAGTGGCGCGCGTGCGGGCACAGAGCTACCTTAAATCCTATTATGCCGATCTGTTTTCGCGCGATCACATGCCAATCGATGTGATCATTTCGCCTGAAATCGAAGTTGGCGAAATGGTGTTACGCCGCCTCGCGCTGCCAGGTGCTTTTGACGCGGCAGAGTTTGCCAATGGTGAAGTCACCACCCTGGGCATTATCTGCGAGGATGATTGTCCAGTCATCGACACACCGTTAAAGCAACTCAGCGAATTGTTTCCAGACCTCAGCGCCGTTGTGGTGGGGATCAACAGAAACGGAACGCTGTTCGTGCCGCGTTCCCATGATTCCATGCTTCAGGGCGATCAGGTCTATGTGATTACCCAGACCAAGCGGGTCAAACGCACGCTCTCCATCTTTGGCCATGAAGAACAGGAAGCAGGCCGCATCGTTCTGGCAGGCGGCGGAAATATTGGCCTTTATGTGGCTCAAAATCTGGAGGCACGTCACTCCAAGTCCAAAGTCAAGATCATCGAAAGGTCTCGGGAACGCGCCATTGATATCGCCGATGATCTGAAGCGAGCCGTCGTTCTGCATGGTGACGCGCTGGATCAGGAAATTCTGCGCGAAGCTGAAATTCAGGATGTTGATACCATGGTCACGCTGACCAATAATGATGAGGTGAATGTACTTGCCTGCGTCATGGCCAAGCGTATGGGGTGCCGCCGCACGCTGAGCCTTTTGAACAACACCAGCTATCCGACATTCACCCAATCCCTTGGAATTGATGCCCATATCAATCCTCGCGTTGTTACCCTGTCCAAGATTCTGCAACATGTCAGGCGCGGTCGGGTGCGTGGCGTATATCCGGTGCAGGACGGGAAGGCTGAGGTCATTGAGGCTGAGGCCCTGGAAACGTCTCCGCTTGTGGGCAAGGCGTTGCGTGATCTGGATCTGCCGGATGGCGTTCGCATTGGCGCAATCATCCATGATGGTGTTTATGCACGGCCGGATGGCGATTTCAAAATTCGCGCTCATGACCGTGTCATCATTTTCGCACTGGCTGAATATGTGCGCAAAGTTGAGCAGATGTTCCGCGTCAGCCTCGACTTCTTTTAAAGATGGCAGCGGGACTGATCGTACTGGCTGCCATTTTAGGCAGTGTGGCAGCGGCTTTGGCTGCTCCCTTTCTGATTGCCCTTTACATGGACGAGTTTCAGGCTGCGCAATTGTTCGGTGCAACCGCGGCTGCCTACGCTTTCTTTGCATCCGCCATTTTTATCACGCTGCGCGGCAAGGAGCGCGGTCTGAAGCGGGTCGAAACATTCGGGCTCCTGTTGCTCGCCTGGGTACTGCTTCTGGCAAGCGGAGCGCTGCCATTGGCGCTCACAACGCAAATGTCCAGTATCGATGTAATTTTTGAAACCATGTCTGCCATCACCACCTCTAACGCGTCAGTCATCACAAGCGTTGAGGATTTGCCGCGCTCCGTGCTGTTCTGGCGCGTTCAGCTCCAATGGATGGGTGGTCTGTTGACTCTTTTGTCGATTGTTATCGTTCTGGCGCCAGCCGGGGTAGGTGGATTGCCCCGACGACAGATTGCATTGTTGGAAAGAGTGGGCATCGGCGGCGGCGGCAGGATTTTGAAAACCTGCATGAATGTCGGCGGGATATATACGCTGTTAACATTGATTTGCACTGCCGGAATTGCCTTGTCCGGCGTGTCCTTGTTTGACAGCCTTTGTCTTGCGGCTGGGACAGTGTCCACCGGTGGTTTTATGCCAACCGAAGGCGACCTGGCTTCTTACGATGCGCCACTGATGTATCCGGTTGTGTTTGTCTTTATGATTATAGGTGCAACCAGCATCCTGTGGCACCGAATGCTGTTTACCCGACGCGGCCAATTGCTGCGAGAACACCGCGAAAGCTATATGATTATAGCTGGCATTGCCGTGCTTGGTGTATTGCTGACCTTGGTGTTCTCCCAGATCCCAAGATTGCCCGAACAGTCAACATCTGCCTTCACGCCCTTCCTGGATGGTTTTTTTCTGGCTGCATCGCTGATCACGACAACCGGGTTTGAATGGAGTGGTGCGCAGCTCAAGTATGTTCAACCAATCGCAATCGGTAGTATTGTGATTGTCGGCGGCGGTGCGTTTTCAACGGCCGGCGGGCTGAAGTTTTACCGCATTGGTGGCATGTTGCTGCAGTCATTTCACGAATTGAACCGACTGGTCTTTCCGCACAGCGTTCAATCAGACAGGTTTGGCGGAAGCCAGGTGGAAATTGGCCTGCTGAAAGCTATTTGGAGCTTTCTTATTGTTGCGGTCCTTCTTGTGTGGGGATGTGCCGCCGTATTGACCCTTGATGGCATCCCGTTCGAGGCTTCCATTATTGCATCTCTGGCGGCTTTTTCGAGTATGGGCAGCGCCTACAGCCCCGAATGGAATGATCTTGGCCTGTGGCCGGAATATGTTGGTATGCCAGTATTGTCCAAATCCGCACTTGGTGTCACGATGCTGCTTGGCCGAATTGAGATTTTAGCTTTCTTCGGAGTGTTTAACCTGACTTACTGGAACTCTCGGTAAAGGCTCTTTATGTCGCGAATTGCCTATGTAAACGGACAATATCTTCCCCATCAGCATGCATCAGTTCACGTTGAAGACCGAGGCTATCAGTTTGCGGATGGTGTCTATGAGGTATGCGAGGTTTTGGGTGGCCGCCTGATAGACGAAAAACGACATATGGAAAGACTGTCCAGGTCACTCCGGGAACTCAGAATTCCGCACCCCATGACGGACAGGGCGCTTGGTGTTGTTCTGCGTGAAGTTGTCGTCCGCAACAAGGTGCGTGACGGCCTGATCTATCTGCAGGTAACCCGGGGTGTAGCACCACGAAATCACTACTTTCCACCAGACCACACCGCACCCGCTATTGTGGTCACGGCGCGCAACGCATCAGTTGCCAAATCCTCAGCTATGGCGGAACAGGGTGTGGCAGTAATCTCCTTACCGGATAATCGTTGGGACCGCGTTGATATCAAAAGCATTTCGCTTTTGCCCAACGTGTTGGCCAAACAAACAGCCAGAGAGCAGGGCGCCTTTGAGGCATGGTTTGTGGATGACGAGGGATATGTTACTGAAGGCTCGTCTACCAATGCATGGATTGTCACGAAAGACGGAACCATAGTCACGCGACCGGCCGAAGAAGGTATCTTGAAAGGCATAACCCGAGCTATTGTTCTGGAGTTAGCAGAACGCGAGGGAATGCAGTTCGAGGAGCGTTCGTTTACGATAGAAGAAGCCCAACAGGCGAGAGAGGCATTTATTACAGCAGCAACAACTCTTGTAATGCCAGTCGTCAGTGTTGATGATGTGACTGTGGCCAATGGAACTCCCGGACACATTGCCACAACACTGCGTTCACTATTTCATTCTCAGGCAGAGATAGCTGACACATAATTGAGCCACCAGACCACAGGATAAATGATGGCCGAACGAACACAAAACCTCCAAGACGCGTTTTTGAACAATGTACGCAAAAACAAAACCACCTTGACTATTTTTCTCGTAAATGGCGTCAAACTCCAGGGCATTGTTACCTGGTTCGACAATTTCTGTCTTCTCTTGAGGCGCGATGGGCATTCCCAGCTTGTCTATAAACATGCCATTTCAACAATTATGCCGGCACAGCCAATCCAGCTGTTTGAACCGGACAGTGAGGATGAATCCGATTGAGTTCTTCTACGGAAACAGACGATCATAAAAAGTCCGACTTCCATACCACGGAACGGCAAAAGACAAAATGTGCAGTCATTGTTCCGATTATATCGGCCTATGGCGCTGCTGCAGGGCAAAGGACTAATCCGCGCACTGCAGAGGCCCGACTTGAAGAAGCGGTAGGTCTTGCCAATGCCATCAGTGATCTGGAAGTCGTCTATTCCAATCACTTCAACCTGCGAAAATATCGCCCGGCAACGCTCATTGGGCAAGGCGCCTTGGATGAAGTGAAGCAGCATATAACCGAGAAGGGTATCAAACTCCTGATCGTTGATCATGCCCTCACACCCATCCAACAGCGTAATCTGGAAAAGGCACTTGAAATCAAAGTGCTGGACCGAACCGGCATCATTCTGGAGATATTTGGCGAGCGCGCCCAGACCAAAGAGGGTCGGTTGCAGGTTGAACTGGCTCATTTGAACTACCAGAAAGGGCGACTGGTCCGCAGCTGGACCCATCTGGAACGTCAACGCGGCGGTGGCGGCTTTATGGGCGGACCTGGTGAAACCCAGATCGAATCTGATCGCCGTATGTTGCAACAACGAATCAAATCTCTCGAAGCGGCGTTAGCGGATGTCAGGAAAACCCGAGATTTGCATCGCAAAAACCGCAAGCGCAAGCCACACCCGATCATCGCACTGGTTGGCTATACAAATGCCGGCAAGTCAACGCTCTTCAATCGCATTACCAATGCAAATGTGATGGCGGAGGATTTGCTGTTCGCGACGCTTGACCCAACACTGCGTGAGGTCCAGTTGCCGCACGGGGATACGGTCATTCTATC is a genomic window containing:
- a CDS encoding sigma-54 dependent transcriptional regulator; translated protein: MASDILIVDDEADIRDLVAGILEDDGYDVRTAQDSDSALAAINDRRPSLVFLDIWLQGSRLDGLALLDVIKEQHPDLAVVIISGHGNIETAVSAIRRGAYDYIEKPFKADRLVLIAERALENVKLKKEVTELRQRSVDAAELIGDSAAMTQLRSSIEKIAPTNSRVMIFGPSGCGKELVARTLHKNSAREEGPFICLNAAALTHEMTEIALFGTESENGGGRSVGALEEAHGGTLYLDEVAEMPRETQNKILRVLVEQGFQRVGGTKKVNVDVRILSSTARNLEEEISNGNFREDLYHRLAVVPLKVPSLAERRDDIPLLVEHFIEQIASTVGIPVRTLESDALAVLQAHPWPGNIRQLRNNLERLLILTRGDQEAALSADLLPKEIGELLPSTSDGGRESEHLMSMPLREAREVFEREYLSAQIARFGGNISKTSEFVGMERSALHRKLKSLNIG
- the ntrC gene encoding nitrogen regulation protein NR(I), which produces MAGETILVADDDAAIRTILDQALTRAGYQVRLTGTAGTLWRWASQNEGDLIITDVVMPDDNAFNLLPRIKNLRPGLPILVMSAQNTFMTAITASERGAYDYLPKPFDLRELVSIVERALSERDVGKVADVSHRDGDDIPLVGRSSAMQEIYRVLARLMQNDLTVLIEGESGTGKELVARALHDYGKRKNGPFVAINMAAIPRDLIEAELFGYEKGAFTGAHNRGSGRFEQAEGGTLFLDEIGDMPMDAQTRLLRVLQQGEYMTVGGRKSIKTDVRIVAATNKDLHHLIGEGRFREDLYYRLNVIPIRLPSLRDRLEDIDDLVRHFFNQAAKEGLGAKQIDGNALSRMRKHSWPGNVRELENVVRRLAALYPQDVITHSIVDHELGKVNTIAGDEPANSQPQDISLLIESLVKSAFSEAPSGAPEHLYQTVLHRMERPLISTTLAHTGGNQIKAADILGLNRNTLRKKIKELDIKIMKAV
- a CDS encoding D-amino-acid transaminase; the encoded protein is MSRIAYVNGQYLPHQHASVHVEDRGYQFADGVYEVCEVLGGRLIDEKRHMERLSRSLRELRIPHPMTDRALGVVLREVVVRNKVRDGLIYLQVTRGVAPRNHYFPPDHTAPAIVVTARNASVAKSSAMAEQGVAVISLPDNRWDRVDIKSISLLPNVLAKQTAREQGAFEAWFVDDEGYVTEGSSTNAWIVTKDGTIVTRPAEEGILKGITRAIVLELAEREGMQFEERSFTIEEAQQAREAFITAATTLVMPVVSVDDVTVANGTPGHIATTLRSLFHSQAEIADT
- a CDS encoding TrkH family potassium uptake protein, whose translation is MAAGLIVLAAILGSVAAALAAPFLIALYMDEFQAAQLFGATAAAYAFFASAIFITLRGKERGLKRVETFGLLLLAWVLLLASGALPLALTTQMSSIDVIFETMSAITTSNASVITSVEDLPRSVLFWRVQLQWMGGLLTLLSIVIVLAPAGVGGLPRRQIALLERVGIGGGGRILKTCMNVGGIYTLLTLICTAGIALSGVSLFDSLCLAAGTVSTGGFMPTEGDLASYDAPLMYPVVFVFMIIGATSILWHRMLFTRRGQLLREHRESYMIIAGIAVLGVLLTLVFSQIPRLPEQSTSAFTPFLDGFFLAASLITTTGFEWSGAQLKYVQPIAIGSIVIVGGGAFSTAGGLKFYRIGGMLLQSFHELNRLVFPHSVQSDRFGGSQVEIGLLKAIWSFLIVAVLLVWGCAAVLTLDGIPFEASIIASLAAFSSMGSAYSPEWNDLGLWPEYVGMPVLSKSALGVTMLLGRIEILAFFGVFNLTYWNSR
- the trkA gene encoding Trk system potassium transporter TrkA, whose amino-acid sequence is MKVVICGAGQVGYGIAERLSSEQNDVSVIDSSPRLVQAVRDHLDVRGIVGHGAHPDILAQAGVDEADMIIAVTLYDEVNMVACQVAHSLFNVPTKVARVRAQSYLKSYYADLFSRDHMPIDVIISPEIEVGEMVLRRLALPGAFDAAEFANGEVTTLGIICEDDCPVIDTPLKQLSELFPDLSAVVVGINRNGTLFVPRSHDSMLQGDQVYVITQTKRVKRTLSIFGHEEQEAGRIVLAGGGNIGLYVAQNLEARHSKSKVKIIERSRERAIDIADDLKRAVVLHGDALDQEILREAEIQDVDTMVTLTNNDEVNVLACVMAKRMGCRRTLSLLNNTSYPTFTQSLGIDAHINPRVVTLSKILQHVRRGRVRGVYPVQDGKAEVIEAEALETSPLVGKALRDLDLPDGVRIGAIIHDGVYARPDGDFKIRAHDRVIIFALAEYVRKVEQMFRVSLDFF
- the hfq gene encoding RNA chaperone Hfq, whose protein sequence is MMAERTQNLQDAFLNNVRKNKTTLTIFLVNGVKLQGIVTWFDNFCLLLRRDGHSQLVYKHAISTIMPAQPIQLFEPDSEDESD
- a CDS encoding PAS domain-containing sensor histidine kinase; the protein is MTQLDITSSGTTDVSSKRMSDRPRLIRLIGFVAAILALISASISFMVLMGFTSIEPDQDTVQVAVIVNGMLVSVLVGAIVWELVGIWLARKNRRAAARLHVRVVALFSVVAAAPAILVAIVAGVTLDRGLDRWFDTRTKEIVNTSRSVAQAYVQEHTRVLANDVITIATSLNNAGANLSSDQNRLLGYLTTQARLRRLTAILILDADANVVARSSGGAETEKLPIPSPNALRGLTADEVALQNRGLSNVAGAAMKLSSFDQDTYLYLVRALNPEVLEYVLLVNERAAEYQELERTQFSVQIAFGLLYIGIALIVLLSAIWMGINFANRLVSPIRRLMTAATEISSGNLSVRVPWDKKEGDLGTLSQTFNTMTEQLQSQRDDLILAKDQVDERRRFSEAVLAGVTAGVIGIEANGTISLVNRSALRILEVDKSKLLSENVADAIPELASTVAAAVANQRPLHQDQISIRRKGDERTLNVRITMEQSDDADHRFVITLDEITDLIAAQRRSAWADVARRIAHEIKNPLTPIQLSAERLQRRYGRKLETDREVFDQCTATIIRQVGDIGRMVDEFSSFARMPQPVMVERNLSDAIKEAVFLQEVAHPEISFTMDLPEAELIGRFDHRLISQALTNIVKNATEGISAVPSELQRRGKIIVTAIQNDDTFTINVTDNGVGLPKQNRSKLLEPYMTTREKGTGLGLAIVRKIFEEHGGGIELLDAPVTADGEQFGAMVRLTLPVTAVDIDAQEKEVG
- the hflX gene encoding GTPase HflX — its product is MVPIISAYGAAAGQRTNPRTAEARLEEAVGLANAISDLEVVYSNHFNLRKYRPATLIGQGALDEVKQHITEKGIKLLIVDHALTPIQQRNLEKALEIKVLDRTGIILEIFGERAQTKEGRLQVELAHLNYQKGRLVRSWTHLERQRGGGGFMGGPGETQIESDRRMLQQRIKSLEAALADVRKTRDLHRKNRKRKPHPIIALVGYTNAGKSTLFNRITNANVMAEDLLFATLDPTLREVQLPHGDTVILSDTVGFVSELPHDLVAAFRATLEEVIDADLIVHVRDIAHDDSDAQAEDVKQILLDLKVNTGDSSRVLEVWNKIDLLPAGDPRRESGPNFTGDGAGFPVSAQTGKGIAELIEHIERKISEKRTVLSVHLPMEELGRLYWLYEHAEVLNRVENETDGSVLLTVRVDPKNGPEFRNKFGSFVKTDSEDVASTAA